One Solanum stenotomum isolate F172 unplaced genomic scaffold, ASM1918654v1 scaffold33159, whole genome shotgun sequence DNA segment encodes these proteins:
- the LOC125852262 gene encoding BTB/POZ domain-containing protein At4g30940-like, whose product MESQKDRVKLNVGGKKFETTATTLAGAGRNSFFGAMCDENWNLHSDGSITELFIDRNPNYFGVLLDLLRTGELYIPPKIDKKHLYREALYYGIEDHLRLAKWGPFDGNRLRLAESITGPTVGKADKIRASPNSWCCVVRDNMVNVYNWILEEQPTITTRDYRRVNDVCWVDSDNIAVSSSDKYLASGGIGLFSASTGELKYNFQVKDEDQLKDYTADALGVSSDYKLFSSCTECTNKKNGIGVWDQVTGKQTDFLPYWPDSKATKFQWLHGTNCLMVASCHLRSKCSINLFDFRENTVALSWSDATYQRMYRDAIAIEERNSICIVDSNENLGFMDLRSTTSSIEWRSSTRDNTFNRYPKLAFQEGQLFSLFCDTISVYCGSDWVPTSQLQQSRGGWIRDFSIGGDRLLSLHWNNDIFDVWETPRP is encoded by the coding sequence ATGGAAAGCCAGAAAGACAGAGTGAAACTCAATGTTGGTGGAAAGAAGTTTGAAACTACGGCCACAACCTTAGCGGGTGCTGGAAGGAATTCATTCTTTGGAGCAATGTGTGATGAGAATTGGAACCTGCATTCTGATGGGTCGATCACTGAACTTTTCATCGATAGAAATCCCAATTACTTTGGTGTCCTTTTGGACTTACTCAGAACAGGGGAGCTTTATATTCCTCCAAAGATCGATAAAAAGCATCTATACAGAGAGGCTCTGTATTATGGCATTGAAGATCATTTAAGGTTAGCTAAATGGGGTCCGTTTGATGGCAATAGGCTCCGGTTGGCCGAGTCTATAACGGGTCCAACAGTAGGGAAGGCTGATAAAATTCGGGCTAGTCCGAATAGCTGGTGCTGTGTGGTACGTGATAATATGGTCAACGTGTACAATTGGATACTAGAAGAGCAACCTACAATAACCACTCGTGATTATCGTAGGGTCAACGATGTTTGTTGGGTTGATTCTGATAACATTGCGGTTAGTAGTTCTGACAAGTACCTAGCTAGTGGAGGCATTGGGTTGTTCAGTGCATCTACAGGGGAATTGAAGTATAATTTTCAAGTTAAAGATGAAGATCAATTGAAGGATTACACAGCAGATGCACTCGGTGTTAGCTCGGATTACAAGTTGTTTTCCAGTTGTACTGAGTGCACCAACAAAAAGAACGGGATCGGTGTTTGGGACCAAGTCACAGGTAAGCAGACAGATTTCTTGCCATACTGGCCAGATAGTAAGGCTACCAAGTTTCAGTGGTTACATGGTACCAATTGTTTGATGGTTGCTTCTTGTCATTTGAGGTCAAAATGTTCCATCAACTTGTTTGATTTTAGGGAAAACACGGTGGCTTTGTCGTGGTCTGATGCTACGTATCAAAGAATGTATAGAGACGCGATAGCGATAGAGGAGAGAAATTCCATTTGTATAGTAGATTCAAATGAGAATTTGGGTTTCATGGATTTGAGGAGTACTACAAGTAGTATAGAATGGAGAAGTTCTACGAGGGACAACACATTTAATCGTTATCCGAAACTGGCATTTCAAGAGGGACAGTTGTTCTCATTATTTTGCGATACAATTTCAGTTTATTGTGGTTCTGATTGGGTTCCAACATCACAGCTTCAACAGAGTCGTGGTGGTTGGATTAGGGATTTTTCAATTGGTGGTGATCGTCTTCTTTCTCTTCATTGGAACAATGATATTTTTGATGTATGGGAGACCCCTCGTCCATAA
- the LOC125852255 gene encoding BTB/POZ domain-containing protein At4g30940-like, protein MVSQKDRVKLNVGGKKFETTATTLAGAGRNSFFGAMFDENWKLHSNGAITELFIDRNPDYFDHLWLAKWGPLDGNRLPLAESITGPTVGKADKIRASPNSWCCVVRDNMVNVYNWMLEEQRTITTRDYRRVNDVCWVDSDNIAVSSSDKYLASGGIGLFSASTGELKYNFQVKDEDQLRITQQMHSVLAR, encoded by the exons ATGGTAAGCCAGAAAGACAGAGTGAAACTCAATGTTGGTGGAAAAAAGTTTGAAACTACGGCCACAACCTTAGCGGGTGCGGGAAGGAATTCATTCTTTGGAGCCATGTTTGATGAGAATTGGAAACTGCATTCTAATGGGGCAATCACTGAACTTTTCATCGATAGAAATCCCGATTACTTTG ATCATTTATGGTTAGCTAAATGGGGTCCGCTTGATGGTAATAGGCTCCCGTTGGCCGAGTCTATAACGGGCCCAACAGTAGGGAAGGCTGATAAAATTCGGGCTAGTCCGAATAGCTGGTGCTGTGTGGTACGTGATAATATGGTCAACGTGTACAATTGGATGCTAGAAGAGCAACGTACAATAACCACTCGTGATTATCGTAGGGTCAACGATGTTTGTTGGGTTGATTCTGATAACATTGCGGTTAGTAGTTCTGACAAATACCTAGCTAGTGGAGGCATTGGGTTGTTCAGTGCATCTACAGGGGAATTGAAGTATAATTTTCAAGTTAAAGATGAAGATCAATTGAGGATTACACAGCAGATGCACTCGGTGTTAGCTCGGTGA